The Streptomyces sp. HUAS CB01 genome has a segment encoding these proteins:
- a CDS encoding peptidoglycan-binding protein, translating into MSVPVFEEYEPAGDCVCPGCAQQRRERARALPVRAGGHPAAHGARRALVLVTAAGAVLSGGGTGALADSAAGRAPVPEPEAAVPGAAPSAARPGGTAVHADEADEAAPAPRAVRARAAGTHPARAGRARPEQARAAATARSRVERAGRDRTPTGPGGAHPARVGPLRTDGREPGPDPETPQGGQGPLHGGPIAGPAGTAGLRKMARADIMNRAKRWVNAKVPYSMSRYWADGYRQDCSGYVSMAWHLPGNEWTGSLAQFGTRIERKDLQPGDILLFHNLSNPSKGSHVTLFGGWADSARTKYIAYEQARPKTRRQTTPLAYWSNSDQYVAYRYKALKGVATGGGQPAEDAGTAWDGGILFPGAGVFGPGEDNAYVARLGRLLGEYGFGNHATPGPGSRWGEAHRQATQAFQRAQGWTGPEADGMPGPDTWRLLVNGTGRKAVPGAVAAPSDGPRQAAGGPAPAAGTTAAGSGQAPPAAPAASVPAPGGSGSTPAASVPAGSRQAPAASLPAAGTAPSGRAVAAPARPGPAAGPAGRGPGVRSVPAGPRRAAPAGTASAPGFPGHGHFRPGSSGSHVDTLRRQLVQRGFGRHYSSRPGPRWGDADRRSVEAFQRAQGWHGAAADGYPGPETWRRLFS; encoded by the coding sequence ATGTCCGTTCCGGTGTTCGAGGAGTACGAGCCGGCCGGCGACTGCGTCTGCCCGGGCTGCGCCCAGCAGCGACGGGAACGCGCCCGCGCCCTGCCGGTGCGCGCCGGCGGCCACCCGGCCGCGCACGGTGCCCGTCGCGCCCTCGTACTGGTCACCGCGGCGGGAGCGGTACTGAGCGGCGGGGGCACGGGGGCCCTCGCCGATTCCGCGGCGGGGCGCGCCCCGGTGCCCGAGCCGGAGGCCGCCGTGCCAGGGGCCGCACCGTCCGCGGCGCGGCCCGGCGGGACGGCCGTCCACGCGGACGAGGCGGACGAGGCGGCCCCGGCGCCGCGGGCGGTCAGGGCCCGGGCGGCGGGCACGCACCCCGCCCGGGCCGGGCGGGCCCGGCCGGAGCAGGCCCGGGCCGCCGCCACGGCGCGGTCGCGGGTGGAACGGGCCGGTAGGGACCGCACCCCCACCGGCCCCGGAGGCGCACACCCCGCCCGGGTGGGGCCTCTCCGTACGGACGGTCGTGAGCCGGGACCCGACCCGGAGACTCCCCAGGGCGGCCAGGGACCGCTGCACGGCGGACCGATCGCCGGACCCGCCGGCACGGCCGGTCTGCGCAAGATGGCCCGCGCCGACATCATGAACCGGGCGAAGCGCTGGGTGAACGCCAAGGTCCCGTACTCCATGAGCAGGTACTGGGCGGACGGCTACCGGCAGGACTGCTCGGGCTACGTCTCCATGGCCTGGCACCTGCCGGGCAACGAGTGGACGGGCAGCCTGGCCCAGTTCGGCACGCGCATCGAGCGCAAGGACCTGCAGCCCGGCGACATCCTGCTCTTCCACAACCTGAGCAATCCGTCCAAGGGCTCCCACGTCACGCTCTTCGGTGGCTGGGCGGACAGCGCCCGGACGAAGTACATCGCCTACGAGCAGGCCAGGCCGAAGACCCGCAGACAGACCACGCCCCTGGCCTACTGGAGCAACTCCGACCAGTACGTGGCCTACCGCTACAAGGCGCTGAAGGGCGTGGCCACCGGGGGTGGGCAGCCCGCGGAGGACGCGGGGACCGCGTGGGACGGCGGGATCCTCTTCCCCGGTGCGGGAGTCTTCGGGCCCGGCGAGGACAACGCGTACGTCGCCCGGCTCGGCAGGCTGCTGGGGGAGTACGGCTTCGGAAACCACGCGACGCCCGGCCCGGGGTCGCGCTGGGGGGAGGCACACCGGCAGGCCACTCAGGCGTTCCAGCGGGCCCAGGGCTGGACGGGCCCGGAGGCGGACGGCATGCCCGGCCCGGACACCTGGCGCCTTCTGGTGAACGGGACCGGCAGGAAGGCCGTGCCCGGGGCGGTCGCGGCCCCGTCCGACGGGCCCCGGCAGGCGGCGGGAGGGCCGGCGCCGGCTGCCGGCACGACCGCGGCAGGTTCGGGACAGGCGCCGCCGGCCGCACCGGCGGCGTCGGTCCCGGCCCCCGGTGGGTCCGGTTCGACTCCAGCGGCGTCCGTGCCCGCGGGGTCCCGGCAGGCACCGGCCGCGTCCCTCCCGGCGGCCGGGACGGCTCCGTCCGGCCGCGCCGTGGCCGCTCCCGCCCGGCCCGGTCCCGCCGCGGGACCTGCCGGGCGCGGCCCCGGCGTGCGATCCGTTCCTGCCGGGCCCCGGAGGGCGGCGCCCGCAGGCACCGCTTCCGCGCCGGGCTTCCCCGGCCACGGCCACTTCCGCCCCGGCAGCTCCGGCAGTCATGTGGACACGCTCCGCAGGCAGTTGGTGCAGCGGGGCTTCGGCAGGCACTACTCCTCCCGCCCCGGCCCTCGCTGGGGCGACGCGGACCGCCGCAGCGTCGAGGCGTTCCAGCGCGCACAGGGCTGGCACGGCGCGGCGGCCGACGGCTACCCGGGCCCCGAGACCTGGCGGCGGCTCTTCTCATGA
- a CDS encoding helix-turn-helix domain-containing protein codes for MANALQELVKSRLEQQGWSYGDVARRGGIPRSTVHHLATAGPLTRMPQQATLEGLARGLELPLDTVRRAAAEACGIHLYFEETPGTTADPEVATLIASVQRLSPADLRHVTALVESLLRNTRTTGTDTDTGTGTGTGTDADTTRETGTDPATAPD; via the coding sequence GTGGCCAACGCACTGCAGGAATTGGTGAAGAGCCGGCTGGAGCAGCAGGGCTGGTCCTACGGCGACGTGGCCCGGCGGGGCGGCATCCCGCGATCCACCGTGCACCACCTGGCCACCGCCGGACCGCTCACCCGCATGCCCCAGCAGGCCACCCTCGAGGGCCTGGCCAGAGGACTGGAACTACCCCTCGACACGGTACGCAGAGCCGCCGCCGAAGCCTGCGGGATCCACCTCTACTTCGAGGAGACGCCCGGCACCACCGCCGACCCCGAGGTCGCCACCCTCATCGCCAGCGTCCAGCGACTGTCCCCCGCCGACCTCCGCCACGTCACCGCACTCGTCGAATCCCTCCTCCGCAACACCCGCACCACCGGCACAGACACAGACACCGGCACCGGCACCGGCACCGGCACGGACGCCGACACCACCCGGGAAACCGGCACCGACCCCGCGACCGCCCCCGACTGA
- a CDS encoding IS3 family transposase has product MAHDGLPVRIATSVLGVTESGYFSWRSRPPSARSVRHSWLTEVITAIHAASRGTYGYRRIHDELTSRHGIAVSHGTVQLLMRRAGIQGLSAGERRRTRPTPSRFRT; this is encoded by the coding sequence ATGGCCCACGACGGCCTGCCCGTGCGGATCGCCACGAGCGTCCTGGGAGTGACCGAGTCGGGGTACTTCTCCTGGCGTTCCCGTCCTCCCTCCGCGCGTTCCGTCCGCCACTCCTGGCTCACCGAAGTCATCACCGCCATCCATGCCGCCTCGCGCGGGACCTATGGATACCGGCGCATCCACGACGAACTGACCTCGCGCCACGGCATCGCGGTCAGCCACGGAACGGTGCAGCTCCTCATGCGCCGGGCCGGGATCCAGGGACTCTCCGCAGGCGAGCGGCGACGTACCCGGCCGACTCCTTCGAGGTTTCGGACCTGA
- a CDS encoding transposase encodes MSYPPEVRRRALDLLAVGEPVKKVAVDLGLSERTLYQWRRRYLPQLRHQRFFPDTESELGAARRRITELETEVAVLRRATELLRDATSPKDDSRQYA; translated from the coding sequence ATGAGTTACCCACCCGAGGTGCGTCGTCGTGCCCTCGACCTGCTGGCCGTGGGCGAGCCCGTGAAGAAGGTCGCGGTCGACCTCGGCCTCAGCGAGCGGACGCTCTACCAGTGGCGGCGCAGGTACCTGCCGCAACTGCGGCACCAGCGGTTCTTCCCCGACACGGAGAGCGAACTCGGGGCCGCGCGCAGACGCATCACGGAACTGGAGACCGAAGTCGCCGTCCTCCGGCGCGCGACCGAACTGCTGCGGGACGCGACGTCCCCAAAAGACGATTCGAGGCAGTACGCGTGA